The Gemmatimonadaceae bacterium genomic sequence TGCCGTACGACAGCATGAGTTTGCCCTTGAGGTTCTTCGCGATGCGCCAGTTCGACTGGGAATCGAAGTTGTCGGTCGAGTCGCTGAGTCGAGTCCACCGACCCTGATACTTCTCGCCCCAGGTGTAGTCATAGCTCCGGTTGTCGTGATTGCCGGCGCTCGAGACGGCGACCTTGAAGAAGTCGGGGTACCGAAGGATTGCGTCGGTCGATGAGAAGCCACCGCCCGAGTGTCCGTAGATGCCCACGCGCGCGATATCGATCTGTCGGTGGCGTGCGGCGAGCTGCTTGATTGTCGCGATCTGGTCCGGGATGCCGTTGTCGGCCATGTTGCCGTAGTAGGCGTCGTGAAACGCCTTCGACCGTCCCGGCGTCCCCATCGCGTCCACCTGCACGACAAAGAACCCCAGCTCGGCGAGGGCATTGGCGTTGCCGTTGGCCGTGGCGCGAAACTGCCGGCCGCCTAACGACCCGACCTGGGGCCCCGGATAGATGTAGTCGACGATCGGGTACGTCTTCGTGGAGTCGAAGCCGGCCGGGAACCACAGCAGTCCGTAGAGGTCCGTGGTGTTGTCGCGCGCCTTGACCCTGAAGGGCCGTGGCGCCCGCCAACCCGCCGCCAGCAGGCGCGAGATGTCTGCCTTCTGCAGCTCTGCCACCCTGGTTCCGTCGGGTCGTCGGATCACCGACACCGGCGGGACGTCGGGGCGCGAATACGCGTCGACCACGAACTTCCCCGAGGGAGCGATGGTGACTTCGTGGTCCGCGTCTTCCGGCGTGAGCAGCTCGATGGCCGAGCCGTCGAGCTTCGCCCGATAGAGATGGCGGAAATAGGGATCGCGATCCTTCTCCCGCCCTCGCGCCGTGAAGTACACCCAACCCAATGTCTCATCGATCGCGAGCAGGTCGCTCACCATCCAGTCACCGCTCGTGATCCGGTTGATCACGGCTCCGGTCGCGGCGTCGACGCGGTACAGGTGCCCCCACCCATCGCGCTCCGACCACCACACGACCTGCTTTCCGCCAGCGATCGGCCGCCAGTTCGGGATGCCGCCGGAGTTCTGGTTGGTTTCGACGAAAGTCTTCGCGTTCTCCATGAGCACGCGCTGGCTCGACCCGGTCGACGCGTCCGCGCTGACCAGCTCCAACTGACGGAAGCTCCGTGCCCCAACGGTGAAGAACAGCCGGTCGCTCGATGGGCTCCATTTCACGTCCTTCCATACGGTATCCGCCGTGGAGAGCCAGCAGCACGTGGTGTTGGATGCTTCCATGGGCGTGCGATCCACCTTCGTGACGGCACGCGTCCCGACGTCGATGGTCAGCAACTCATAGCGCGGAACGACGCTGTCCGAAGGCAGCGCATATCGGTAGGAGTGAAGCACGGGTCCGGGATTCTTTGTCTCGAGCAGGTACATCTGTCGCACGCCACGCACGTCCCACTTGTGCGTGGCGATCTTCCGGCCGTCCGGCGACCACGACAGCGTGGGCGCCTGCTCTGTCCGGTTGCGCGCCGTGGTGACCGTGTTGGTGCCGCCAGTCGTGAACCCGTACCCGAACTCCGGCGTTCCATCGGTCGTGAGCGCAACTTCCTTTGCCGAGCCATCGGTCGGCCTGAGGTACAGGTTGCCGCCCCGCTCGAACACGATCAGTCGCCCATCCGGCGAGCGCGACTCACTCGGCTTGCTCACGGGCACCGTGTCCGGCCCGGCGCAGGCGTACGTGCTCACGCTGCACGTCCAGGTCTTCGCGCGACCGGTCGAGAATCGGATCGCGCTTTCATTCTGCACCCACACGAGATCCCGGAACGGCAACCTCGCCGGGTCGAACGCCGTGTCCGCCGCCTGCGAAAGCGACGCCGCGAGACGCGCGTGGTCAAACGCGGGGCGCCTGGTGCCCGTTGCCATGTCGACCACGAGGAACACGTACCCGTTCGGTCCGCGATTGCGATACCAGAATCGCTCACCCGCCATGAAGCGCGGCCGAACCGCGTCATCGATCACCAGCTCGCTCGCGTTCCAGTTGAGCAACTGCTCGGCGCGGGCATAGTCGGTTCTGGTGCCTTGCGCAGAACCGAGGAGAGGCGCGGCACCGAGAGCCGCGACCAGGAGGAATAGTCGACGCATCGAGAGAGAGTGGCTACAGGGGAAACCCGAGAAACACGACACCGCTTGTGAAACTGGCGAGTGCACGAGGCCGAACACGAAGGAAGCACGGGACACCGTCCCGTGCTTCCTTCACATCTCGTGGCGGCCATCAGTGCCCCATCGCGGCGGACGCCTTGGCGCGCTGCTACCCTGCGTCATGCTGCTGCACCGCGCCGAACCCGTCATCCGTCCGTCCGCACATCCGCCCACATGTCCATCCGTTCACGCCTCAACCGTCCATCGACTCGTTAGGGCTTGAACGGCTTCCAGTACGGGAATCCGGGCGGATCCCACGTGTCGTCGTCCGGGGCGGCCGGGCGACCCGGAGCGCCTTCGACCGGCTGGCGGATCTCATAGTTGTCCGGTGGCGTGGCGCCGAGCAGGTGCT encodes the following:
- a CDS encoding DPP IV N-terminal domain-containing protein yields the protein MRRLFLLVAALGAAPLLGSAQGTRTDYARAEQLLNWNASELVIDDAVRPRFMAGERFWYRNRGPNGYVFLVVDMATGTRRPAFDHARLAASLSQAADTAFDPARLPFRDLVWVQNESAIRFSTGRAKTWTCSVSTYACAGPDTVPVSKPSESRSPDGRLIVFERGGNLYLRPTDGSAKEVALTTDGTPEFGYGFTTGGTNTVTTARNRTEQAPTLSWSPDGRKIATHKWDVRGVRQMYLLETKNPGPVLHSYRYALPSDSVVPRYELLTIDVGTRAVTKVDRTPMEASNTTCCWLSTADTVWKDVKWSPSSDRLFFTVGARSFRQLELVSADASTGSSQRVLMENAKTFVETNQNSGGIPNWRPIAGGKQVVWWSERDGWGHLYRVDAATGAVINRITSGDWMVSDLLAIDETLGWVYFTARGREKDRDPYFRHLYRAKLDGSAIELLTPEDADHEVTIAPSGKFVVDAYSRPDVPPVSVIRRPDGTRVAELQKADISRLLAAGWRAPRPFRVKARDNTTDLYGLLWFPAGFDSTKTYPIVDYIYPGPQVGSLGGRQFRATANGNANALAELGFFVVQVDAMGTPGRSKAFHDAYYGNMADNGIPDQIATIKQLAARHRQIDIARVGIYGHSGGGFSSTDAILRYPDFFKVAVSSAGNHDNRSYDYTWGEKYQGRWTRLSDSTDNFDSQSNWRIAKNLKGKLMLSYGTLDDNVHPVATQLVIDELIKANRDFDLVVMPNRNHGFASEPYWVRRTWDYFVRHLLGVEPPAGYEIRPAGGGM